A genomic segment from Longimicrobiales bacterium encodes:
- the fabF gene encoding beta-ketoacyl-ACP synthase II: protein MTNQNGTRRVVVTGMGMVTPVGNDLQSTWDALKAGRSGAGPITQFDTTDFDVRFAAEVKDFEVEKYLERKEAKRMDRFAQFAMAASQEAVTQAGLADRPANVDFDRVGVLIGSGIGGIATFEDQTRVMLERGPKRISPFFVPMFIPDIAAGHVSMRYGMRGPNYCTVSACASSAHALGDALRIIQRGEADVMVAGGAEATVTPLTIAGFANMKALSGRNESPETASRPFDATRDGFVLGEGSGIVVLEELEHARARGAEILGELTGFGQSADAHHLTAPAPEGAGAQLAIRAALKDAGLDVSDVDYINAHGTSTPMNDLNETLAVKAVFGDHAYNLVMGSTKSMTGHLLGAAGGVEAVICLLVCRDGTIPPTINFSTPDPACDLNYAHNTLIEREVRVAATNSFGFGGHNVCLTIQRWDE from the coding sequence GGTGCGGGCCCCATCACGCAGTTCGACACGACCGATTTCGACGTACGCTTCGCCGCGGAGGTCAAGGACTTCGAGGTCGAAAAGTACCTGGAACGGAAGGAAGCGAAGCGGATGGATCGCTTCGCGCAGTTCGCGATGGCCGCCTCCCAGGAGGCGGTTACGCAGGCTGGCCTGGCCGACCGTCCCGCGAACGTCGATTTCGATCGCGTCGGTGTGCTGATAGGCAGCGGTATCGGCGGCATCGCGACGTTCGAGGACCAGACACGCGTGATGCTGGAGCGCGGTCCGAAGCGGATCAGTCCGTTCTTCGTTCCGATGTTCATTCCCGACATCGCCGCGGGTCACGTCTCCATGCGCTACGGCATGCGCGGTCCGAACTATTGCACGGTCTCGGCGTGTGCATCGAGTGCGCATGCACTCGGCGACGCTCTGCGCATCATCCAGCGCGGCGAGGCGGACGTGATGGTGGCCGGCGGTGCGGAAGCGACGGTGACGCCGCTGACGATCGCCGGCTTCGCGAACATGAAGGCGCTCTCGGGACGCAACGAGTCACCCGAGACGGCGAGCCGGCCGTTCGACGCGACCCGCGACGGGTTCGTGCTGGGCGAGGGCTCCGGCATCGTGGTGCTCGAGGAGCTGGAGCACGCAAGGGCGCGTGGCGCCGAGATCCTCGGCGAGCTCACCGGCTTCGGCCAGAGCGCCGATGCCCACCATCTGACAGCGCCTGCACCCGAGGGCGCTGGTGCGCAGCTGGCGATCCGCGCGGCGCTGAAGGACGCCGGGCTGGATGTGAGCGACGTGGACTACATCAACGCGCACGGCACATCCACACCGATGAACGATCTCAACGAGACGCTCGCGGTGAAGGCCGTGTTCGGGGACCACGCCTACAATCTCGTGATGGGCTCCACCAAGTCCATGACCGGGCATCTGCTCGGTGCAGCCGGCGGTGTCGAGGCCGTGATCTGTTTGCTGGTCTGTCGCGACGGCACGATCCCGCCGACGATCAACTTCAGTACGCCCGATCCGGCGTGTGACCTGAACTACGCACACAACACGCTCATCGAGCGCGAAGTGCGCGTGGCGGCGACGAACTCGTTCGGGTTCGGGGGCCACAACGTCTGCCTGACGATCCAGCGCTGGGACGAGTAG